Proteins from one Peromyscus eremicus chromosome 8a, PerEre_H2_v1, whole genome shotgun sequence genomic window:
- the Gip gene encoding gastric inhibitory polypeptide — protein MVAMKTCSLLLVLLFLAVGLGEKEEVQFRSHGKFGSPGPRDRRYAEGTFISDYRIALDKIRQQDFVNWLLAQKGKKNDWKHNITQRDAQGLKLAGQSQRNEETEGQQSSLPKNSSDEEDVLKDLMFQELLAWMADQTELCGLRSQ, from the exons ATGGTGGCTATGAAGACCTGTTCTCTGCTGCTGGTGCTCCTCTTCCTGGCGGTGGggctgggagaaaaagaagaggttCAATTCAG ATCCCATGGTAAATTTGGTAGCCCAGGGCCTCGGGACCGGAGGTATGCAGAGGGGACTTTCATCAGCGATTACAGAATTGCCCTGGACAAGATCCGCCAACAAGACTTTGTGAACTGGCTGCTGGcccagaaggggaagaagaatga CTGGAAACACAACATCACCCAGAGAGACGCCCAAGGCTTGAAGCTGGCAGGACAATCTCAAAGAAATGAGGAGACAGAGGGACAGCAGAG CTCCTTGCCCAAGAACTCCAGTGACGAAGAAGATGTCCTAAAGGACTTGATGTTTCAAGAGCTGCTGGCCTGGATGGCGGACCAAACAGAGCTCTGCGGGCTCAG